From Alloacidobacterium dinghuense:
GGAAATCAGGCGCGAGTTTAACGGCCTTCTCAAGATCGCGCTCCGAGTCCTCGTATTGCTTTGTGCTGAAGGCAAGAATGCCAAGACCTGTCCAAGCTCCAGCATGCGCCGAATTATGCTCGATTGTCTGCTCATAATACCGCTTTGCCACTTCGCTTTGCCCGTTGTTGCGGGCAACCTCTCCGAGACGGTAATAAGACTCGGACTGTTGCGGTGAGAGCTTTATTGATTTCTGGAACTCGGCGCGCGCATCATCCCCGCGCTGCAGCATCTGCAACAGCAGACCGTATCCAAAATGTGCCGACGCATCATCAGGACGCTGCGCAAGATAGGCTTGCCATGCTTGTTCTGAAGCTTGAGTTTGATTCACATCCATCTTCACCCGGGCAATAGCGTAGAGAGTCTTTGGATTTCCGGGGCGAAGCTGTTGCGCTTTTGTCAGAGCTGCATCGGCGTCGGAAATGAGATTCATGGCTTGTTCCTGAATGCCAGTATCAGTGAGGAGTTCCGCGTCATTCGGCACCCAATAATTCGCCCTTAGCAGGAACGCGAGTGCCACTTCGTTTTTACCTACTCGCTTTGCTTCCATGGCTTCTTCGATCGCGGTTGCTACTTCACCCTTTCTCGCATCGTCATCGTGCGGGTTCAGTTTCAGGACCAGCTCGTAACGATCTAATGCCGCACTCTGTGGAGAGGCGGAGTTGTCGCTCTGCGCAAACGATTTGCATACACCGAGCAGCGCAATCAAAGCACAGCCAAGACATATTGTTTTGCGCGGAAACACTGGTTTCCAGCATATTATGAGTGCGTGAAGTTCCACCCTTGTCCTGGTTATTCATTGTCCCGTTTGGCCTCCTTATTTCTGTTCGGAACGAGTCTCTTCTTTCTGGCGTCTCCACATCTCTCTCGCGCTCAAAATACGCTCTACGCTCAGGGCCGAGCGGCGTTCGACACGCAAAAATGGGAAGAAGCAGCGCGCCTCATGAGCGAAGCTGAGGCGACTGCCCCGGCGTCGACTGATGCCCTGCTTTTTGAGGGGAAATCGCTGCTGCATCTCAATCATCTGCAGGAGGCCGAGAGCGTTCTAACCACCTACGCAAAGAGACATCCTGATTCCGCCGCTGCGCTGTACACATTAGCCATGGTGCAGCAGAGGGAAAACAAGCCACGCGAGTCTTTGACCACGCTCACGAGCGCCGCGAAACTACGGGCACCGACATCGGATGAACTTCGCATTGCCGGATTAGACTACGTTCTTCTCAATGATTATCCCGATGCGATCCATTGGCTGGAAAAGGCTGCGGAGCTCGATCCAAAGAATGCTGAGGTCTGGTACTCGCTCGGGCGCTGCGACTATGCGCAAAGTCGCTTTCATGATGCCCAGAGAGCATTCGAGAAAGCACTCGCATTGAACCCCAGCAACATGAAGGCCGCCGAAAATCTCGCGTTAGTGTATAGCGCGGAGAACCGGCTCGCTGATGCCGACAGAAGCTTCCAACAGTCCATCGCTCTGGCAAAGAAGGACCCATCGACAGACGAATGGCCATACCTGGACTACGGAGGCTTCCTGATCGACCAGGACCGCGCCAGTGAGGCCATCCCACTGCTGGAACAGGCCGTGGTATTGAATTCGAAATGCGCAGCATGCCACGAGAAACTCGGCCGTGCGCTCATCACTTCAGACCATCTGCAGGAGGGCATCAGGCAACTCGAACAGGCAGTTGCGCTGGATGCGAAGGATGCTCACTTGCACTATGAGCTTGGCCTTGCATATCGGAAAGCAGGCATCCTGGACCGGGCGAAAGAGGAACTCGCACTGAGCGAAAAGCTATACGGCACGAAAGCAGAGGGAGAACGAAAATGACGGAGTGCAGCGTCGCAAAACAGAGTATGGATCACCCGAAGGCAAAACAGCTAATGCGCGCTGTTTTTACGGAGCTCATCACGCTCCTTGGTGTATGTGTTCCCATCAATGCTGCCGCTCAGATCACGGTGAATCAAGCTATCCCGTCTACTGCAACCATCCAGGTGGATGCATCTCGACCTGCCGGCAGCACGATCCCGCGCACCATTTTCGGAAGCTTTCTGGAGCCGATCGGCAACTCCACATACAACGGGCTATGGGCAGAGGTTCTGCAGAATCCTAGCCTTGAAGCGGGACT
This genomic window contains:
- a CDS encoding tetratricopeptide repeat protein; the encoded protein is MFPRKTICLGCALIALLGVCKSFAQSDNSASPQSAALDRYELVLKLNPHDDDARKGEVATAIEEAMEAKRVGKNEVALAFLLRANYWVPNDAELLTDTGIQEQAMNLISDADAALTKAQQLRPGNPKTLYAIARVKMDVNQTQASEQAWQAYLAQRPDDASAHFGYGLLLQMLQRGDDARAEFQKSIKLSPQQSESYYRLGEVARNNGQSEVAKRYYEQTIEHNSAHAGAWTGLGILAFSTKQYEDSERDLEKAVKLAPDFQPARYYHGLVLAKLGRKDDSEKELAVAVQLADAENARRTQSKRLSKEPYQPQ
- a CDS encoding tetratricopeptide repeat protein; translated protein: MKFHPCPGYSLSRLASLFLFGTSLFFLASPHLSRAQNTLYAQGRAAFDTQKWEEAARLMSEAEATAPASTDALLFEGKSLLHLNHLQEAESVLTTYAKRHPDSAAALYTLAMVQQRENKPRESLTTLTSAAKLRAPTSDELRIAGLDYVLLNDYPDAIHWLEKAAELDPKNAEVWYSLGRCDYAQSRFHDAQRAFEKALALNPSNMKAAENLALVYSAENRLADADRSFQQSIALAKKDPSTDEWPYLDYGGFLIDQDRASEAIPLLEQAVVLNSKCAACHEKLGRALITSDHLQEGIRQLEQAVALDAKDAHLHYELGLAYRKAGILDRAKEELALSEKLYGTKAEGERK